In the Nothobranchius furzeri strain GRZ-AD chromosome 1, NfurGRZ-RIMD1, whole genome shotgun sequence genome, ATTAGTGCTTGAAACTGAAGAGGTTAATTCCAGGACAGATTACTTGCCCCATTTCATTTTCTTTGTTGGTGGAACAAGTGTCCCCTTCCACCCACTTTAAGTTCAAAATTGACCAAATTAAGCATTATCCACCCCCATCATTATATTCAATTTTTAGCTATATGAAAAGACGAATTCATCTGAGAATAAGATTAAATAATGGTACACTTGTGCACCATCATAAATATGCCATACATAGTTGACCAACACAGAGTGAAGACAGGTTGATTTACATACCTAGTTGGCTGGATGTGGATATCCTAAAGAGATATTTCAGACTCCTATCACAACCGACCCCAGGTAATCAACAGGGTCCTGATGTAGCCTACAAACAAACTGCTACGGCTATTTTGGCTGGGATAGCCTACTGGAATACAAGTATGAACACCTAAATATAGGAATAATCAAAGATAATTATCAGACCCCCCACATAAAGACGTGtagaaaatgatcaaatatgaGTCATATTAGCAATAACTAAAACCACAAATTTTAATACAAGGTTACACCCTACAAAGCCTACATGCATCGGCTGTGGGTAGACTGCAACCATTTCACCCACCTGAATGTAAGGGATTAAACTGTGGAAAAGACGCCATGTAACTAACAAGATGGAGCCACTTAAACCTGTGGATAAACTTGAGGAAGCCTCGTTAAATAATTAAGATAACTAAGCTAAGTGGTATAacgttttatttaaaatgaacatACATAAGCAGAGTGTTTCAACAATAAGTTTTGTTCTCCAGACATGAAGTATACAATATACATTAGATATTGCTACAAGTAATGGAAAACAAACAAATGACGGAAACTACCACTATGCTTGAGTATTTTAGGAACAGGCTGAGAATGAAAAACTAAAATCCTGCAGTTTCGCCTTTGCTGGATGATACAATTTGACCTTCGTTACAAATCTATGAAAACTAAACATGCTTTATTTAATCTTCACACATTGGAAAATACACTGGATTACCAAAGCAAACAGATTTGGAACCAACTATTTAGAAATGGCAAAATATTAAAATAAGAACGGGTCACCAAAACAATCCTACATCAAAAGCTTGATAAACAGAGTGAACGCAAAAAAAAAGTTCAAATCTAAACGACATCCGCACACCGATGGCGTGGGTACATAAAAGGAATCACTGAAACTTAATTCTTGTGTCCTAGATGAAGAGCAACAACAGCTGCCGCCATAAATCAGGTGTTCTGGGAAGTGACCTTCCTACCTGTTTGGGTATTTGAGGTCTTGATTAGAGGTGGGGGATCTTGGTCTCTGCCATGGGAGGATTTCACGGCAGACGCCCCATTACTGTTTCACGTCAAAATCCTGGCTGGGGGGGTGACTTGTGGTAGGAATTGGGGGTGGTCCCTTTGTGCAGTCTCATCTAGTAGCCGCCACCGCCATAGCCCCCTCGTGGGTAGCCGCCGCCACCACCGCCTCTGGTGTAGGGAGCAGCGCTCCTCTGGCCTCCGAAGGGCCCTTTCATGGGACCGTAACCAGAAGAATGCTGACCGTAGCTGCTGCCGAAGTCGCTGTAGCCGTTTCCGCCGCCATAGCCGCTTCCTTGGTCACCATAACCACCCCCATACGGTCCGCCGTACCCTCCGTAGCCGCCATAGTTGTAACCGCCGCCATTTCCGTAGTTGTAGCTTCCGCCATAATCTCTGCCTCCGTAGCCATTTTGATTTCCTCTCGTGCCTCTGCCTGGCCTGCCCCCCCTGGGCGCCATTCCGGTTCTGCTGGCGGCCTGCATCTCTTGTTTCGTCAGAGCTTTCTTTACCTCTACTTTGTGTCCATTAACTGTGTGGAACTTGATCACGACCGCTTTATCAGCAGCGTCGTGATCTTCGAAGTACACAAAGCCGAAGCCCCTTTTCTTTCCGGTCTCCTTCTCGGAGATGACTTCGGATTTCTCGACCGGGCCGTACTGTGAGAAGTAGTCGGTCAGATGTTGCTCTTCGATGTCGTCTTTCAGGCCACCAACGAAGATTTTCTTAACTTTGGCAAGCGCTTCGGGCTTGTTAGCATCCTCTCTCGCCACGGCTCGCTTCACCTCAACTGCGTTCCCGTCGACAGTGTGAGGCCTGGCCGCCATTGCAGCGTCGGCCTCCTCCGGCGCGGAGTAGGTCACAAAGCCGAAACAACGAGAGCGCTGAAGCTGCTTGTTCACCACCACAACGCAGTCGGTCAGGGTCCCGTACTGCTCGAAGTGCTTGCGCAGGCCGTCGTCGTCGGTGTCCACATTTAGCCCACCGACGAAAAGTTTACAAAGCTGGTCACTCATGTTTAGAGAAAATGGCGCGAGCTCAGTGTAGCTTTCCTATACTCAACGATGAGTCGGTCTTAAAATGGCGGCGATAGCGAAACGCACTTTTATATATACCCTACGGACAGTGACGTCAGCTCTTGAAACGCCTTTTCCGGGTCACGCTTTCTTTGTTGAAATTACAAAATGTTCGACCCTACGCTTTTAAAATGCGTcataaaacaaaaaattaaaatcacGGTATTGTGTTTTCATGCCCGGCATTTTCTCTGTACTTTGGTTTGACACTAACATTCATATCAAATGTTCTGACCTCTGAAACCTGAACCAGTTCATCTACTAGCTAACACGAGCTCCGACACGATAC is a window encoding:
- the LOC107379568 gene encoding heterogeneous nuclear ribonucleoprotein A0, with product MSDQLCKLFVGGLNVDTDDDGLRKHFEQYGTLTDCVVVVNKQLQRSRCFGFVTYSAPEEADAAMAARPHTVDGNAVEVKRAVAREDANKPEALAKVKKIFVGGLKDDIEEQHLTDYFSQYGPVEKSEVISEKETGKKRGFGFVYFEDHDAADKAVVIKFHTVNGHKVEVKKALTKQEMQAASRTGMAPRGGRPGRGTRGNQNGYGGRDYGGSYNYGNGGGYNYGGYGGYGGPYGGGYGDQGSGYGGGNGYSDFGSSYGQHSSGYGPMKGPFGGQRSAAPYTRGGGGGGYPRGGYGGGGY